In Pseudomonas sp. p1(2021b), the genomic window CCGGGCGATGGGCGTGAAGACCACCGCCGAAGGCCTCGACGGCCTGTTGCCCCATGTGCTGGACGACGATATCCGCATCGCCTTCGATGCCACCTCCGCCTATGTGCATGCGCACAACAGCCGCAAGCTCAACGAGCTTGGGGTGATCATGGTCGACCTGACGCCGGCGGCCATCGGCCCGTTCTGCGTGCCGCCGGTCAACCTCAAGGAGCATGCCGCCAAGCTTGCGATGAACGTCAACATGGTCACCTGCGGTGGGCAGGCCACCGTCCCCATGGTAGCGGCGGTGTCGCGTGTGCAGCCTGTGGCCTATGGCGAGATCGTCGCCACCGTGTCGTCGAGCTCCGTGGGCCCCGGTACCCGGCAGAACATCGACGAGTTCACCCGCACCACCGCAGGTGCCGTGGAAAGCATCGGTGGTGCTCGCCGCGGCAAGGCGATCATCGTCATCAACCCGGCCGAGCCGCCGTTGATGATGCGCGACACCATCCACTGCCTGACCGACGACACCCCCGACCAGGACGCCATCCGCGCCTCGGTGCTGGCCATGGTCGAGGAAGTCCAGCGCTACGTGCCCGGCTACACGCTGGTCAACGGCCCGGTGTTCGATGGCAACAAGGTGTCGATCTTCGTCGAGGTGCAAGGCCTGGGCGACTTCCTGCCCAAGTCGGCCGGCAACCTGGACATCATGACCGCCGCCGGCCTGCGCACCGCCGAGATGTTCGCCGAAGAAGCCCACAAGGGCACCCTGCAATTGCCGGCCCGCTGAGGAGAGTGCGATGAACCTTCAAGGTAAGAATGTGCTGCTGCACGACATGAGCCTGCGCGACGGCATGCACGCCAAGCGTCACCAGATCAGCCTGCAGCAGATGGTGGACGTGGCCACCGGGCTGGATGCCGCGGGCGTGCCGCTGATCGAGATCACCCATGGCGACGGCCTGGGTGGCGCCTCGTTGAACTACGGCTTCCCTGCCCACAGCGACGAACAGTACTTCAGTGCCGTGATTCCCAAGCTCAAGCACGCCAAGGTTTCGGCGCTGCTGCTGCCGGGTATCGGTACCCTCGACCATCTGAAGATGGCCTATGAGCACGGTGTCTCGACGATTCGCGTCGCGACCCACTGCACCGAGGCCGACGTATCCGGCCAGCATATCGGCATGGCTGCCAAGATGGGCCTGGATACCGTGGGCTTCCTGATGATGGCGCACATGGTCAGCGCCGAGAAGCTGCTGGAGCAGGCGCGCCTGATGCAGAGCTACGGCGCCAACTGCATCTACTGCACCGACTCGGCCGGCTACATGCTGCCCGACGAGGTGAGCGAGAAGATCGCCGTGCTGCGCGATGGCCTGGAGGCGGCTACCGAGGTTGGCTTCCACGGCCATCACAACCTGGGCATGGCGATCGCCAACTCCCTGGCCGCCATCGAAGCCGGTGCGGTGCGTATCGACGGCTCGGTGGCCGGGCTCGGTGCCGGTGCCGGCAACACGCCGTTGGAGGTGTTCGTCGCCGTGCTCAAGCGCATGGGCGTTGAGAGCGGGGTAGACCTGTATCGCATCATGGACGTGGCCGAGGACCTGGTGGTGCCGATGATGGACCAGCCGATCCGCCTGGACCGTGATGCCCTGACCCTGGGCTACGCCGGGGTGTACAGCTCGTTCCTGCTGTTCGCCAAGCGTGCCGAGGCCAAGTACGGAATCCCGGCCCGCGACCTGCTGGTGGAGCTGGGCCGTCGCGGCACGGTCGGTGGGCAGGAGGACATGATCGAGGACCTGGCCCTGACCTTGTCCCGCGGTATCAAGGGGACTGCCGGGTAGTTGGGGTAGCTGGGTAGTTGTGGGAGCGGGCTTGTCCCGCGATTGGGCCGGGCCTGCCACCGCAGCGGGATGACAAGGCCTTCGCCCTCGATCGCGGGGCAAGCCCGCGCCCACAATGGCCGCTCCAATCACGCAAGCAGGATATGTGCCGTGCCATGCTGTAGAGCAACAAAGTGTTACGAGATCAACCCCTGCGACAACAAGACGCAGCCCGGAATTCAATGGCTTGCGCGGGGTTGGACCTCTGTCGGCTGGATGCCCGGGGGGTGTCATGCCAGAATGCCCCGGTTTTCAGCTGGCCCATCCCAGGGGCCGGCACCTTCCCTGTAAAGGATGGTTCCATGACTGATTTACTGACCCGGCGTGCTGTCGTCGCCGGGATGGGCGTGCTGGGGCTTGGCCTGCTGGCCGGTTGTAACCCGGCCCGGGGGCTCGAATTCAAGTACGGCAAGAACATGAGCAACGAAATCCTCGGGCGCAAGTTCCGGCTCAAGGATACCCAAGGCAACGAACGCACTCTGTCGAGCTTCTATGGCTCGATGCCGATGATCTTCTTCGGGTTCACCCAGTGCCCGGCCGTCTGCCCGACCACCCTGGCGCGTGCCGCGCAGATCAGGAAACTGCTCAGGGGCCGCGACCGTGATCTGTTCCAGGTGGTGCTCATCACCCTGGACCCGGAGCGTGACACCCCGGAAGTGCTCGATGCCTACGTCAAGGCCTTCGACCCTTCGTTCACCGCACTCACCGGCACCCCCGAGGAAATCGCCGAGGTGGCCAAGGAGTTCAAGGTGTTCTACGAAAAAGTCCCGGCTGGTGATACCTACACCATCTCTCATTCGTCCACCAGCTACGTCTACGATACACGTGGCACCCTGCGTCTGAGCCTTGGCCATTCCCTGACTGCCAAGGAATGCGCCGAAGACCTGGTCACCCTGATGGAGATCTGCTAATGGCTGTTTCACTGCAACCTGTCAAACGCGGCCTGGCCGCCCTGGCGCTGATGGGCCTGGCCCTGCCGGCCCTGGCTCAGACCACCGTGAGCGATGCCTGGGTTCGCGCCAGCGTGCCGCACCAGCAATCCACCGGGGCCTTCATGACCCTGACCGCCGATACCGACAGCAAGCTGGTGAGCGTGGCCTCGCCCGTGGCCAAGACCGCGCAGGTGCATGAAATGACCATGAACGGCGACGTGATGGGCATGCGTGAAGTGAAGGCTGTGGAGTTGCCGGCCGGCAAAGCCGTGAGCCTGGACCCGAGCGGCTATCACGTGATGCTCATGGGCCTGGCCAAGCAGGTCAAGGAAGGCGAACAAGTGCCGCTGACCCTGGTCATCGAAGACGCCAAGGGTGGCAAGCAGACCATAGAGGTGCAGGCACCCGTACGCCCGCTGACCGCCGAAGCGGGGCATGACCACGGGCACATGCAACACTGATCGTTCACGTACCGCTGGGTCTTCCGGCATGACGCAAGGCCGCACCTGCAGGCACCCGATGGGTGGCGTAGGGGGCGGCCTTGTATCGTTTCAGGGGCGCGTAACGGCCCCACGTCACTTAGACCGGCGCTCAGCTACGAAACCTGGGTAGCGGCCGCTCGATGGTCAACGACGTCAAGGTCTTGCGCACCTGGGCATCTTCGGCTTCCAGGGCCTTGAGGCTAGCGCGGATCTTGCCAGCAGCGGGCACATCGCCCTGCCGGTCGATCCAGTCGGCAATCTCCTTGCAAGCACTGCTCAAACAGGCTTGGCGCTGGTTCATCAGCGTCAGGAGGGTGGTGAGCTCTCTATCGGACATGGCAGGATCCTCCGTTCAGCCCACTCAGTTTAGCAGGGGTAGGGGGTTCTGCTCAGCGTAATGTCAGGCCTGCCAAACCGGTATGCGTTACAACCGTTCATCCGACGAATAGGCGGCAAAGGCTGTATGGGCCTACGTGCGCTGTCTGTTTATTGAAGTTCGGTACTTTGTAAGTAAAACGGTATTGATCATGAAAAGCTTGAGGTTTTACGTTTAACTTTTTTCTTGGGTGTGGGAAGTTTCCTACCTGTCCGTGTGAGGCGTTTGTTGCAAAAGGTTTTGTTACAAGTAGTGGGTTGTTGGTGGTGCGTTGTACGTCTACCGTGAAGTTGCCCGCTCGTTGTGAGGGCGTTTAGTCAAGGAACACATCACCAAGTAGAGGGAGTTTGCTATGAAATCAGCTATCGAAATGTTCAAGGTCGATGTCGTGGGTGTAACAGGCAAGGGCGTATGCATGTGGTGAGTCGTATGCCTAGGGGCGGTCATTGATCGCCCTCTCTTCTTTCTCCCGGGTGAAGGAGAGATACGCATGGAAGACGTCGGTTTCCATACACTATGGGACATCACGGGTGCCAACACCGCCTTGCTGCGTGATGAGCAGGTATTGCATCGGTTCTTTTATTCCGCGCTGCTGTCGTCCGGTTTCACGGTAATAGATGATCTGATGCATAAGTTCGAACTAGGCGGCGAAGGTGTCACTGGACTATTTCTGCTTTCCGAGTCGCACTTGTCCTATCACACGTATCCTGAAAATAACTATATCAGTATTGATGTCTATACCTGTGGCAGGAGCAATGACGCCATCAATAATGATATTCGGCGTTTTTTTGGCGAGCAGGCGAACATCAACTGCCAAACATTCCGGCGCGGCAGCTGCCCGCCACGGCGCGAGGAGCATGGCTGTGAAACTTGTCGATAATGGGGTGGTTAAATTTGATTATCAGTTTCCGCTTTATAATTTTTTCTTCCCGTCGCAGTCCTTGAACGTCTTCTCTCCCTCTTGGTCGCAGCTGGCAACGATACTCCAGGACGGCAACGCGCCTGCGCGGTCAAGGGCGCTGTATTTTCATATCCCGTTCTGCGAATCGATTTGCACGTTCTGCCCATTCACTCGTGGGTTATATAAAAACAGCGAGGCGATCGATCGCTATACCGAGGCGCTGCTGACGGAGATCGAGTACAAATCGAGCATCATGGACCTGCGTGCCGTCCCCGTTCGTGCCATTTTCTTTGGCGGTGGCACACCATCGTTGCTGTCGCCTCAGAACATTCATGCCATCGGCGAAGCGTTGCACCGTCATTTCGATATGGCGGGCGTCGAGGAGTTTTCCTTCGAGTGTCATGTCGGCAGTGTCACGCCCGAGCGCGTGGCGGCGCTTGGCGATATTGGCGTGAGCCACGCTCGCTTCGGTCTTCAGACGATCGACCCGCAGTGGCGTCGGCTGTTTAACCTTGAGCAAGACATCGGGCGGGTAGAAACGGCCGTGGAGTGTCTGGTTTCAGGATTTGAGCATGTCCTGTGCGACATCCTCTACGGCATGAATGGCAGCAGCGAACGCCAGACCCTGGCCGATATCGACAAAGCAATCGCATGGGGTGTCAGCAACATAGATATTTACCCGATCAACAATGTCGCCACCTCGGTCAAGCTGCACAAGCAGATCAGGGTCCGGTTCGCCGAAGTGATGCCGGCGCTACGCAAGCTGAACATGAGGCTGCTCTTCGACGAGCATCTGCGGCAAAAAGGGTATGTACCTTACAACGGCCACGGCTACGTGCATCTGCCTGGCGAGGCTGGGCGGCTGATCACGGATGAGTATTCGTTCATCTATCACGAACACGTTTACGGCTACGCCGACCATGACGTGCTGGGCTTCGGCGTCAATGCCATCTCGTGCCTGGCTGGCAACGTGATCACCAATACCCCGTTACGCGAGCAGTACATCCGCCAGATGACCAGGGGCGAATGCCCCTGCCAGGTCAGCCAGCATGATCCTTTGCTGGATGCCGTCAAGCCGCTGGTACTGCGCCTGCCTTATCACGGCAAGGCCGAAAAAGGCCGGATCGCGCTCGATCGCATGCCTGCCGGTTTGATGGCGCGTCTGAGCGCCCTGATCGAGGCCGGGCTAATCGTGGAGCACGCCGAGACTTATGAGCTGACCCACCTGGGCTGGCTCTGGTACAGCAACCTGATGTTCTACCTGATTCCCGAGAGCGAGCAGAACGTGCTCAAGCGCTTGGTCTACGAGCGTCTCGACACACCTGGGCGCGATATTACGGAAGACGAACTGATCTACTCGGCCGGCTAGGGAAGACGAGGCGACATGCAGGCTTTGAACTTGAACGCAGGCACCAGGGCGCTTGCGACCGGATACTGTTTCTCCAAATGTGGGGAGTTTGCCTTCGAGGCTGCCTTCGCTGTGGTGGTGGTAGCTATAGCGGAGGCGGATCTCCTGTTGATTGGCTTGGTCTACTTCTTTCGCTACTTGCCCAGCGCGGTCTTTTCGCCCATTGGAGGTTGGTTGGCGGATAACGGCGATCGCAAACGTACCCTGGTTTGGGTAGAAATGGGCAAGTGCCTCGTGGTGCTTTTGTTCTTCAGCGTGTTCAGTTTTACCAAGCCTGCCCTGGTAATGGTGACCGTGATGGCCATGTTCATGACCGCACTGGACTGTCTGTATGTCCCCACCTTCCGTGCTTACTTTCCCAGTATCGTCGAGCGGGACGTGCTCTGTTCGGTCAACAGTGGGCTTCAGGTGGTCGAAGATGCGGCGTCTATCGTCGGGCCGCTGGTGTTTTCCGCCATCGCGTTGCTGTACACCACCGAGGTTACCTTCTTGTTCTTTTCCGTCTGCCTGCTGTGTTCGGCAGTTGCCCTTGCCACGCTGTCACGGGTCGACAAAGAGCAAGTGGTGGCCTTCGATGGCATGAGCCTCTTGCGTGAGGCTGCGCATAGCGTCGGCCAGATGCGTGCTGGCAATGCGCCTCTGTTCGCCGTGATTTGTTGCACCACGTTCTGTGCAATGTTCGCGACCTCGGTGATTCGCTTCATCCTGCCGGCTTCGGTACTCGAGCATTTTTCTTCCGAAGCGGCGGTAGGCTACGTATTTTCCCTGTTGGCCACCGGGAACGTACTGGGAGGCGTGCTTTATACCCGGTTCAACAAGCGCACCACGGCGCGCTTGGTAATGCGCTACTGGGCGCTGTACGGTGCCTTGTTTTTCGCAGCCGCCGTAGCCCTGGAATACGCCAGCGGGCTGTTCCTGCTCATCCTGTTTTGCGTGGGGTTCGTGGGGGCGTTCGTGGATATCGCCATCGTGACCAATATCCAGTGCCTATCTGGCGAGCACGAGGTCGGGCGCAACTTCTCGTTGTATTACTTCACCGCAGTGATCGGCGACGCTTTTTCAGGTTTGATCGCCAGCGCTGTCTATGTGCTGGTGGGGCCGGCGACCTTTATCGGGATGACGCTCATGCTGGTCGTCGCGCCCTTACGTTGGATCACTCAAGGAGGCCTGGATGAGCATCACGATCGTGCATAGTGCGGCCCTTTCTTCAAGCGAGTGGGGAGAGGCCGAAATGGTCGATTTCGCGCAATGCGAAAACC contains:
- a CDS encoding acetaldehyde dehydrogenase (acetylating) yields the protein MSQKLKAAIIGPGNIGTDLLMKMRRSAWIEPVWMVGVDPESEGLKRARAMGVKTTAEGLDGLLPHVLDDDIRIAFDATSAYVHAHNSRKLNELGVIMVDLTPAAIGPFCVPPVNLKEHAAKLAMNVNMVTCGGQATVPMVAAVSRVQPVAYGEIVATVSSSSVGPGTRQNIDEFTRTTAGAVESIGGARRGKAIIVINPAEPPLMMRDTIHCLTDDTPDQDAIRASVLAMVEEVQRYVPGYTLVNGPVFDGNKVSIFVEVQGLGDFLPKSAGNLDIMTAAGLRTAEMFAEEAHKGTLQLPAR
- the dmpG gene encoding 4-hydroxy-2-oxovalerate aldolase; this translates as MNLQGKNVLLHDMSLRDGMHAKRHQISLQQMVDVATGLDAAGVPLIEITHGDGLGGASLNYGFPAHSDEQYFSAVIPKLKHAKVSALLLPGIGTLDHLKMAYEHGVSTIRVATHCTEADVSGQHIGMAAKMGLDTVGFLMMAHMVSAEKLLEQARLMQSYGANCIYCTDSAGYMLPDEVSEKIAVLRDGLEAATEVGFHGHHNLGMAIANSLAAIEAGAVRIDGSVAGLGAGAGNTPLEVFVAVLKRMGVESGVDLYRIMDVAEDLVVPMMDQPIRLDRDALTLGYAGVYSSFLLFAKRAEAKYGIPARDLLVELGRRGTVGGQEDMIEDLALTLSRGIKGTAG
- a CDS encoding SCO family protein, whose product is MTDLLTRRAVVAGMGVLGLGLLAGCNPARGLEFKYGKNMSNEILGRKFRLKDTQGNERTLSSFYGSMPMIFFGFTQCPAVCPTTLARAAQIRKLLRGRDRDLFQVVLITLDPERDTPEVLDAYVKAFDPSFTALTGTPEEIAEVAKEFKVFYEKVPAGDTYTISHSSTSYVYDTRGTLRLSLGHSLTAKECAEDLVTLMEIC
- a CDS encoding copper chaperone PCu(A)C codes for the protein MAVSLQPVKRGLAALALMGLALPALAQTTVSDAWVRASVPHQQSTGAFMTLTADTDSKLVSVASPVAKTAQVHEMTMNGDVMGMREVKAVELPAGKAVSLDPSGYHVMLMGLAKQVKEGEQVPLTLVIEDAKGGKQTIEVQAPVRPLTAEAGHDHGHMQH
- the speD gene encoding adenosylmethionine decarboxylase encodes the protein MEDVGFHTLWDITGANTALLRDEQVLHRFFYSALLSSGFTVIDDLMHKFELGGEGVTGLFLLSESHLSYHTYPENNYISIDVYTCGRSNDAINNDIRRFFGEQANINCQTFRRGSCPPRREEHGCETCR
- a CDS encoding coproporphyrinogen-III oxidase family protein, which gives rise to MAVKLVDNGVVKFDYQFPLYNFFFPSQSLNVFSPSWSQLATILQDGNAPARSRALYFHIPFCESICTFCPFTRGLYKNSEAIDRYTEALLTEIEYKSSIMDLRAVPVRAIFFGGGTPSLLSPQNIHAIGEALHRHFDMAGVEEFSFECHVGSVTPERVAALGDIGVSHARFGLQTIDPQWRRLFNLEQDIGRVETAVECLVSGFEHVLCDILYGMNGSSERQTLADIDKAIAWGVSNIDIYPINNVATSVKLHKQIRVRFAEVMPALRKLNMRLLFDEHLRQKGYVPYNGHGYVHLPGEAGRLITDEYSFIYHEHVYGYADHDVLGFGVNAISCLAGNVITNTPLREQYIRQMTRGECPCQVSQHDPLLDAVKPLVLRLPYHGKAEKGRIALDRMPAGLMARLSALIEAGLIVEHAETYELTHLGWLWYSNLMFYLIPESEQNVLKRLVYERLDTPGRDITEDELIYSAG
- a CDS encoding MFS transporter codes for the protein MQALNLNAGTRALATGYCFSKCGEFAFEAAFAVVVVAIAEADLLLIGLVYFFRYLPSAVFSPIGGWLADNGDRKRTLVWVEMGKCLVVLLFFSVFSFTKPALVMVTVMAMFMTALDCLYVPTFRAYFPSIVERDVLCSVNSGLQVVEDAASIVGPLVFSAIALLYTTEVTFLFFSVCLLCSAVALATLSRVDKEQVVAFDGMSLLREAAHSVGQMRAGNAPLFAVICCTTFCAMFATSVIRFILPASVLEHFSSEAAVGYVFSLLATGNVLGGVLYTRFNKRTTARLVMRYWALYGALFFAAAVALEYASGLFLLILFCVGFVGAFVDIAIVTNIQCLSGEHEVGRNFSLYYFTAVIGDAFSGLIASAVYVLVGPATFIGMTLMLVVAPLRWITQGGLDEHHDRA